A genomic stretch from Candidatus Bathyarchaeia archaeon includes:
- a CDS encoding glycerate kinase: MSVKIKNKETLLSNALSDVDWKARKIVLDVVEKVMESVNPKALIYSKVRIFEEKLVIDNKSFDLRRFRRIFVIGGGKASGYMAEAIEEILGERISDGIVVVPYGTSNKFKTSIIKIHEASHPVPDQNSVSGAKKIMEIAEKAEESDLIICLISGGGSSLMAYPHEKISLEDKRRITEALLKSGATINEINVVRKHLSKFKGGQLARSAYPATLIGLLLSDVIGDPLDAIASGPTVPDSTTFKDAISILKRYNLWDSAPESIKKLLQDGEKGLIKETPKQGDPCFERTHNFIVGGNRIACLSAVNELKSIGLNTLLLTSYAEGEARNIGLFIGAIAKEIISSGNPIPRPAGIVIGGETTVTVVGRGIGGRNQEIALASALNISGLGGVALASVSTDGIDGPTDAAGAIVDGNTVYRSEMMGLNAKEYLYNNDSYSFFKELRDLIYTGPTGTNVNDISILVIL; the protein is encoded by the coding sequence ATGAGCGTTAAAATCAAGAATAAGGAAACACTACTTAGCAATGCTCTTTCCGATGTCGACTGGAAAGCTAGAAAAATAGTTTTAGATGTTGTTGAGAAAGTTATGGAATCAGTGAATCCGAAAGCTCTCATTTATTCGAAAGTTAGGATATTTGAGGAAAAGCTCGTAATAGACAATAAATCCTTTGACCTCAGACGTTTTAGGAGAATATTTGTGATTGGTGGTGGAAAGGCAAGTGGATATATGGCTGAAGCTATTGAGGAAATTTTAGGGGAAAGAATAAGTGATGGAATAGTAGTTGTTCCTTACGGAACTTCAAATAAGTTTAAAACTAGTATAATAAAGATTCATGAGGCAAGTCATCCGGTTCCAGATCAAAATAGCGTGAGTGGCGCAAAAAAGATTATGGAGATTGCTGAAAAAGCCGAGGAATCAGATCTAATAATATGCTTAATATCTGGGGGAGGATCAAGTCTCATGGCTTATCCGCATGAAAAAATTTCTCTTGAGGATAAAAGAAGGATTACAGAAGCACTTTTGAAATCTGGGGCGACGATTAATGAGATAAATGTTGTCAGGAAGCATTTGTCAAAATTTAAGGGCGGACAATTGGCGAGAAGCGCTTATCCAGCGACATTAATTGGATTATTGCTTTCAGATGTAATAGGCGATCCACTAGATGCAATAGCTTCTGGTCCAACGGTTCCTGATTCAACAACGTTCAAAGATGCAATTAGCATTCTAAAAAGATATAATCTTTGGGATAGTGCCCCAGAATCTATTAAAAAACTTCTTCAGGATGGTGAGAAAGGATTGATTAAAGAGACGCCGAAACAGGGCGACCCATGTTTTGAGAGAACCCACAATTTTATTGTAGGGGGCAATAGAATTGCGTGTCTTTCAGCGGTAAATGAGTTAAAAAGTATTGGGCTAAATACCCTGCTATTAACATCATACGCTGAGGGTGAAGCTCGGAATATTGGCTTATTTATTGGTGCTATAGCTAAAGAAATTATTTCTTCAGGTAATCCGATACCAAGACCTGCAGGCATAGTTATAGGGGGAGAAACAACTGTTACAGTAGTGGGCAGAGGCATTGGTGGCAGAAATCAGGAGATAGCTTTAGCTTCAGCACTAAATATATCTGGATTAGGAGGCGTGGCTTTAGCTTCAGTGAGTACAGATGGTATCGATGGGCCAACCGATGCTGCAGGAGCAATAGTTGATGGAAACACGGTATATCGCTCAGAGATGATGGGACTTAATGCTAAAGAGTACCTATACAATAATGATTCCTATTCCTTCTTTAAGGAGTTGCGAGACCTAATTTATACTGGTCCCACCGGAACTAACGTGAATGACATATCAATACTGGTAATCCTATAA
- the hjc gene encoding Holliday junction resolvase Hjc: MSLRELAAKSKRKGKGRRGRILTVKEIRRIKKRGYQAERDLVKRLREMGFKSVRVPVSAPSNEPLPDVFATKGDCVLAFEVKAPNAERAYFSKDQVKKLFDFLNMFEIYLVKLAILAAKFPYKWVFKRIESIDDYSIHKDEESNIRLEVIKC, translated from the coding sequence ATGTCTTTGAGAGAGTTAGCCGCAAAGAGTAAGCGGAAGGGTAAGGGTAGGCGCGGTAGAATCCTAACGGTAAAGGAGATCAGGCGGATAAAGAAGCGGGGATATCAGGCTGAGAGGGACCTAGTCAAGAGACTCCGTGAGATGGGCTTTAAGTCAGTTAGGGTTCCAGTCTCAGCGCCAAGTAATGAGCCACTGCCAGATGTCTTCGCAACTAAAGGGGATTGCGTGCTAGCCTTTGAGGTTAAGGCACCGAACGCTGAGAGAGCATACTTCTCAAAAGACCAAGTAAAGAAGCTATTTGATTTCTTAAATATGTTTGAGATATATCTGGTTAAACTAGCTATTTTAGCGGCTAAATTCCCTTACAAATGGGTCTTCAAGAGAATAGAAAGCATTGATGATTACTCTATCCATAAAGATGAGGAGAGTAACATAAGGCTTGAAGTAATAAAATGCTAA
- the amrS gene encoding AmmeMemoRadiSam system radical SAM enzyme, whose amino-acid sequence MGTLINLPNIRESIFYNKTSGENVECILCERRCVIPSGRYGFCRTRLNIDGKLYTVVYGALSAIESRPIEIKPFFHYWPGSTALTFSTWSCNFNCPWCQNWSLSKTSPNPESMEYYEPFDIVDLALQSGDEGLCASFQEPTLLTDWNIDTFKIGRERGLYACYVSNGYMTLEVLRVLRESGMDGLKIDIKGDSEVYEKFCGGIELEKVWRNVREAKKMGFHIELVNLVITDVNDDEECLREIIERALKETGPDTPIHFTRYYPAYKFDKPATSIKTLEKAYEMARSMGMLYPYIGNVPGHRYEHTYCPNCNEPLIKRYGFSVVRYNVTKDNKCPKCGASINIHGRYVRKGHI is encoded by the coding sequence TTGGGAACATTAATCAATTTACCTAATATTCGTGAATCAATCTTCTATAATAAGACCTCTGGTGAGAATGTTGAATGCATACTATGCGAGCGAAGATGCGTGATTCCCTCGGGAAGATATGGATTTTGTAGAACGCGATTAAATATTGATGGTAAACTTTATACAGTGGTTTATGGCGCCTTAAGCGCTATAGAAAGCAGGCCGATAGAGATTAAACCCTTCTTCCACTATTGGCCAGGCTCAACAGCCCTTACATTCTCTACATGGTCATGTAATTTTAATTGTCCATGGTGCCAGAATTGGAGCTTATCAAAGACTTCGCCAAACCCGGAGAGCATGGAATATTATGAGCCGTTTGATATTGTTGACTTAGCTCTCCAGTCTGGTGATGAGGGATTATGCGCAAGCTTTCAGGAGCCCACGCTACTAACCGATTGGAATATTGATACCTTTAAGATTGGGCGCGAGAGAGGTTTGTATGCATGCTATGTTTCAAATGGATATATGACGCTTGAGGTCTTGAGAGTCCTTCGGGAGTCTGGTATGGATGGGCTAAAGATCGACATTAAGGGGGATTCCGAGGTTTACGAAAAATTCTGTGGTGGGATAGAATTAGAGAAGGTTTGGAGAAATGTCAGGGAGGCGAAGAAAATGGGTTTCCACATTGAATTAGTTAACCTTGTGATCACTGATGTTAATGATGATGAGGAGTGTTTGAGGGAGATTATTGAAAGAGCGCTTAAAGAGACTGGTCCAGATACACCAATTCACTTCACAAGATATTATCCAGCATATAAATTTGATAAGCCAGCAACCAGCATAAAGACCCTAGAGAAAGCCTACGAGATGGCTAGGAGCATGGGTATGTTATATCCATATATAGGCAATGTTCCAGGGCATAGATATGAGCATACGTACTGCCCGAACTGCAATGAGCCGCTTATAAAAAGGTATGGTTTCAGTGTCGTGCGCTATAATGTCACAAAGGATAATAAGTGTCCGAAGTGTGGCGCCAGCATAAATATACATGGAAGATACGTTAGGAAGGGGCACATCTAG
- a CDS encoding ATP-NAD kinase family protein yields the protein MDKKKSLGLIVNPIAGMGGSVGLKGTDGKEILEKAIKMGAKPVAPQRAEIFLSHIKHLSKEINLLVGAGWMGEFEAQNVGLEHTTIGQRKNETTSEDTKEIAKRMMEEKINLLVFCGGDGTARDIMDVVGLNLPVLGVPSGVKMHSAVFAINPEAAAELAARFFNEGLPVREAEVMDVDEESFREGRLSSRLYGYILVPYEPEIIQGIKESTILTDDELHNQAAIAIHFIDNIMEPDTVYILGPGTTLRAIVALLSEEKTLLGVDLLLNGKIIKRDVNEAEILESIDNRRAKIVVTPIGGQGFIFGRGNQQISPRVISKVGVENIIIVATKQKMKGLRKLRVDTGDPEVDRKLRGYMRVIVDYGEERLVPVE from the coding sequence TTGGATAAGAAGAAAAGTTTAGGGTTAATTGTTAATCCAATAGCTGGAATGGGGGGTTCTGTGGGCCTTAAAGGGACGGATGGTAAGGAAATATTAGAGAAAGCAATAAAAATGGGCGCTAAGCCAGTTGCGCCGCAGAGAGCTGAAATCTTTCTCTCACATATAAAGCACTTAAGTAAAGAGATTAACCTTCTTGTTGGAGCAGGCTGGATGGGGGAATTTGAGGCTCAAAACGTAGGTCTTGAGCATACCACCATAGGTCAGAGAAAGAATGAGACGACATCTGAGGATACGAAAGAAATCGCTAAAAGAATGATGGAGGAGAAGATTAATTTGCTCGTATTCTGTGGTGGAGATGGAACTGCAAGAGATATTATGGATGTTGTCGGATTAAATCTGCCAGTACTTGGGGTTCCAAGCGGTGTGAAGATGCACAGTGCAGTCTTTGCAATTAATCCGGAGGCTGCGGCAGAGTTAGCCGCTCGCTTCTTTAATGAGGGGTTGCCAGTTAGAGAAGCTGAAGTTATGGATGTTGATGAGGAATCTTTTAGGGAGGGTCGTCTCTCATCTAGGCTATATGGATACATACTAGTTCCCTATGAGCCCGAGATAATTCAGGGAATTAAAGAGTCCACGATATTAACCGATGATGAACTACATAATCAGGCGGCAATTGCAATTCACTTTATTGATAATATCATGGAACCAGATACGGTATATATTCTCGGTCCGGGAACAACGTTAAGGGCAATAGTAGCGCTTCTAAGTGAGGAAAAAACCCTTCTTGGAGTGGATCTATTGCTTAATGGGAAGATAATAAAGCGTGACGTTAATGAGGCTGAAATACTTGAGAGTATAGATAATAGGAGAGCTAAAATAGTTGTCACGCCGATAGGCGGACAGGGCTTTATATTTGGTAGAGGAAACCAGCAGATAAGCCCAAGAGTCATTAGTAAAGTTGGCGTGGAGAATATAATTATTGTAGCAACAAAGCAGAAAATGAAGGGTCTGAGAAAACTTAGAGTTGATACTGGAGACCCTGAAGTTGATCGGAAGCTGAGGGGTTATATGAGGGTAATAGTCGATTATGGAGAGGAGCGCTTAGTGCCAGTGGAATAG